In the Rhododendron vialii isolate Sample 1 chromosome 2a, ASM3025357v1 genome, caaCAATGttaatcataaattttttttttgaaatgcagaaaaatttcattaatcttgaatttgttacaagactaatagaAGCAAGGAAACAACATCCATGTTCAAACAACACGTCAGTCCAATCCGAAACCCAAAACCTATGATTGGAAAGAAACCAATCGAAGGGCATCCATATGGGACAAGCCCATCTACAAGGGCCGAAGTCCAAACACCCTTTGTTGGTCTAAAACTAGATCGTAACAGATTCAGCACATGCAAAGCGTAAGAGCCCAAATCAAATTAATATACAGTTAAAAGGTAGATTCAtctaataacaccaacaaactatacttacattttgaaaaataagtttttaagaTACAAAATTTCAAGTCCCTCAACTGGGGCCTATTACATTAAGGCTATCTGTTACCTTTGTTAGGGAAAGAAAAGTCAAGCAAAACACAATCAAAGTATGGTTCTTTCTTCTATACAAGCCctacattgaggttgaatttctatcaaatggtttgaaagatgtcataattagatcaaacggctaagattaatgcatttggggTTCCGCTTCTTGAAATAAGGTCCGACTTTTTCTCAATAAGTAATCATACGATACGTACCGAATTAGGATACGCGTATAAATTGTAGGATACGCGATCGATGATCATATTGTAAGATTTTAATACAAAAAGGATACAGGGTGGGATACGTATCGTTCTCCGAAGAGACAATACAAATTGTAGGATACGTATCATGTATCGTAGGTTTCTAACaaccagggccggccctgagctAAGGCGGACAAGGCGGCGGACTTAAGCCCCCGAAATTTGGTCAAAAATTAGGGCCCCAAATAGGTATACCTatgtatgtaatatatatttaattagtGCTTTTAGCTACTAAAGGAGGTAGTTGGCAAAGTGGTAAGTCTAAGTTCTGCTACACAACAGAAGCACGGTTCGATTCTCAGCCCAAACAGCTTGTTACCTTTTTtcattaggtttttttttttttaaaaagaaaacatagggCCCTGTTTTACAGGTCGACTTAGGCCCCAAGAATTTCAAAGTCGGCCCTGCTAACAACAATGCTCAGAAGTAAAGTTCAGAAGTTATTTCCAaggaataatcaaattcaagGGTCATAGGATGTGTTGTGGAGGTTTGGCTGGTCTGAGGTGATAAGTGCACGTCCTTGGTTGCCGATTTGATGCATGCTGCATGTGTGTGTTGCtgctgtttcttcttcttttttatagtatttttttattattatcaagTTTGATGATTTCTGCTGCTGTTTGATGCTGCTTCCTGATCCTATTTGTTGCTGCAATTTTACATGGAAATCAATGGGTGTTATGCTGATTGTCTGCTTATTTATAGTAGCATCGGCTTGATCCTGTGATGTTGTATTGTCTTTATTCTACTGAGCTAGGTTGGCTCCTTGCCAACTTTGTTTCTTTCGGTCTTGGTCATTCTATAAGGAATGTGAATGGGTGCCAACATAGTTGGATAGCAGATGTGTTCCTCTTTTCTTTGTGACGAAGCCATTTTGCTGCGTACAACTCTTTCTTATCGATGGAATATTTcatttgctgataaaaaaatgaaacaaaatgcAGAGGggtaaaggaaaagagaagacGATAATTAGGTAAACTAAATCTATAGAGTGCAACTGGAGGGAAGGATATTAGTACTCATGTACACAGGAAAGGCAACAGTCAGGTGTTCCCCTCTTTTCGAAACTACCTGGCACTCTTTTATATATGCCTAGATTAAGAAAAATGTTTCAATGCAACGGTTATATGTAACGCCCTCTCACATGATGTGGGCCCCATGTATGTGTGGGTCCCACCCCAATATGAGAGATGCGCTACAAATAACCATtacattgaaaattttctcatatACTTACAGGTATATATAATGGCTAAAAATTCCCAAACACTTGGATCTCATTCTAATTGTTCTGAATGTAACTAATCAATTTGAGCAATGGGGTGATAAGGCAGTGGTGCAAACTGAGCACTTAAGTGCTATCCCGGACCCGGTCATGTACCTGGGTTCGAACCCCGAGAGCCCCCTGCTCCACTGCTAGTATCAAAAAAATTGTACCTGATCCATTTGGAAAGCCAACTACACCTAAAACGGTTGAGTTCTCTATTCCATTGAAATCACCAGGATTTTTTCATCTGCTTAACCCAGAAACCAGAGGTCTCGACGACCTCGAATAACGTTCAACCATCGCCAAAACTGTAGCCGCCTTCCTTTGAAGCTTCCCCCCTTCGTTTATGCTGGAACCAGTCAATCTAACAAGCATTAGCCTAGCTGCCGCTCTATAAACCTCCACCACTTCCCTCGATGTAAAAACCTTTTCCAATAGCCTCAATGCCTCTTCCTTTAATGACTCACTTCCCCAGCTCAAAACCTCCAATATCGGCTGAATTGCTTCAAATTGATGCAAAACATTGGCCCCTTTTTGAGGAGACTCTGCGCGAACGAGAGTTGAAAGCGCCTGAATTACTTCATAGGTCGTCGCGTGAACCCTTTCGTGCAACATATTGACCATTTTAAGAACCACATTTGCTTCCAACATGCAAAATGTGGTATTGACACTACAAGTACCCCCATGGGCCGGGCATAAAGGGCCGCGTGGTGGACGAAAACACCAGAAACCAACTGTTTTGGTCAGAACAGTTAGTTTGGGACTGCTTAAAGAAAGGTTTCCAATTAAAGCAGCTGCTCTTGCCTTTGCTGTCACTGAACTTGACTCCAGAAATTTCACAAGCAAAGGGTATACACCTAGTTCGACCACAATCCGCTGTGACTCCATATTTGTGGGGTCTGTAAACCTGAAAAGAGCGCTCAAAGCGTTTTCTTGTGCTTCCATTGACCCCGATCTTAATATGCTTATAATTGAACTCAGACCATCCAATTCTATCAGTTTCTTGGTGAGTGATTCTTCTGACTTTGGAAGATTGGCCAGTAAACCAGCTGCAGCCATTTGTACGTcactatttttgttattttctagAAAACCCACTAAAGCCTCAAGCCTTCTTGGCTTGAGAAGGTATTCCACCACTCCTTCTGGCTCATGCTgtgagaagaggaagagaagatGTATCGCAGTTGCACGGATTTCAAGATCAGAGTcatcaagaagaagaaggattaaTGAAACACCACTTGAAGAGAGAATAGCCATCTTAACAAGTCCAGATTCAGATTGACAAATTTTAAGAAGCGTGCGAAGGGCAGGTCGCCTCACCATATATGATGTGTTGGGATTCTGCTGAAAAGCTAACAAATTGGTGATGATTGGCTCCACCTCAAGTTGGTTCCCTCTTTCATCGACAAAGAATTTAGTCCCATCACCATTGGAAGCAAGTTTTTCAAGGACCTCAGAGCATTTTGCTATTATAATCGTGCGTAAATGGAAAGAGAAGGTTAGCTCGAGAAGAAGAGGAACCCCACCAGCAGCAGCAACACGCTTCTTGTTTTCATGACAACCTGATAGCTTAACCAATGCAGATAAAGACAGCTCTTTCGACTCAATATTTCCAGATGCCATTTCAAGCAAAGGAGGGATCACTCCCGCCTCACCGAGTAGCATTATGTTTTGTTCATCAAGTTCCATGCTAACAAGTGCTCTCACAATTGATATCCTTGAGGATTCTGACCCTGAAGAGAACAAGAATGATGTTAATGTAATGCAATTCAAACAAAGGTGAGAATCAGACTCGACATAGTTAGGGCTAAGCATCAAGTTGAGTCCACAACCAATAATTATTAAGCATTCCACAGTTCTTTTTATACGAATTTGAATTTCCTCAACAGACATGCCATTGCTTTTAAAAGTCCTCTAGAAAACAATATGCCATGATGCCTTCTTTTAGTAAGATTCTTTTTCAACGTTTCTTATCTTTTCAGATTTTTTCCCCTCTTAACATTTGGTAGCTCTATCTCTATGGTGAAGGCAAATTGGGAAGAAAAGTTTCAGAATATTCTTTATCACAAgttatgttacatggactccaTTGGTATGAGAATTGCTATTCGGTGTGGTGATTATTTAGGCTTCTAACCTAGCTAACCCCTTTTTGAGAGATAGAAAAATGTATCAAAAAGTTGGATACACATGTCCTAAATGTTTAACTGGTTACATAGCAAACAATATGCTCCAATCCTTTCATTAATCGGCTAGAGtgggaaaaataattttttatctttcagACACGGAGGctacaaatttttatttactatcTAACTTTATTGGATAGAGAGCATCCAAGTGTCCAATCTGGGTATGAGGTTCAGAGACAAGCCACACTTTTACAGTGGCCATATCCGGTGGACACCATCACACAGGTATTCCGCTGGACACCACTGCACAGGTACACTAGGTCTAGGGGGTATACAATAATCCATCACAAGCAACGTGTAGACAACTATAGTTACATAGATTTGTCTTCTCACAAGATTTAGAGGTAAAGGGTTCCAAACCTTGAACATGGTCATTGGTCAATCAGCTGTCTATACATGCATACAATAGATTATCTGAGAAACACATAGGGAAAGATTCTATAACCTCGAATTATACAGCCAATAAGTGGTTGGAACCAGTCTGCCTCAGCGGCACGGACAATGTTCTCCTCATCTTCATCACAGAGCTTCATCAAGATTTCTTCAGCTTTTTCTGTTGACCTTCTGTCTGGACTGTTGAGGAAGGTAACAAGGAAATGGATTGCACATCGGTGGTAAGAAAGTTTCCGGGAAACAGATGCATCCCATCTGGATCTATCTTGCAGTAACACATATAGCAACTCAACTGCAGCATCTGATAGGCTTGAGTCAATCCCTAAGCATGGAATGATGTGATCAAACCCCTCGGACTCAACCACTTTATTCTGTAGAATTTGGTTTCAAACATAGGATTTTAGAAAATTGTGAagcatattttctttttcttttctcatgaaacAAAATCGAAAACCCAGATATGTGATTATGGAATTTGACTGCAACAGTAAATCACATGTCAAAATCAATCATAATGAAATGTATCAGAATGCCAATAGTCATATATGAAGTAccactcttttgtttttttgttttttaaattgataCATTCATAGAGATTTAACGGGGCTTTTACGGCTGTCAACTACCTAACacacaaccctcctcctttatTTCTGGGCTTAGGACCGGCTGTAAAAAAAGATTAGCCACGGCACGTGTGGAAAAacaggattcatgtagccgaccccaattgattgggacacaaggctcagtttggttttttaaaattgatatGAAGTACCACTTCAAACGCAAGAAATGTCATTAACATTGTCAGTTAATAACCATGAACTTTTTTGTGGAGTCTACCTGTAGCTAATGCACGAAATTTCTGATGCAAATTCCAACGATATAGGCTTTGAACTGCTATAAACACCTAAACCTTAACCACATTTATGAATGCAAGCAAAGCTAGAAAGGAAGAGACTACATGCAACTTATTTTCCATCATTGGTTTAAGGAACTTCTTACCTTATTTCTCAGATTCCCTTCTACAAGATCTTTCAAGGTAACCAATATCTTTTCTTTCACATCTCTGTTGCGTGAGCTTCCGATCATAGCGACAACAGTATCAGTAAGACCCCCAATTGAAATCCAGTCTCTGTTAACTGAATTCTCCTTCATAAGCTCCTGCATCTGGTCCAGGGCCGCCTCCACAGACGAGTCAATTTCTGACAGCAGTTTTACCTTGCATGATCTGATTTTAACACAGTAATTAAGTTCTTTCCACTCTTGAATCGACTGTCTGAGTTGAATGTTAGACCTATAAGAAAAATCCTCAAGTGGATCACCAGTTTCTGGATCAGTTTTCTCTCCGCGCTTAAACCAAGCTTCAAGTGCTGTCCTCTCACAAGCAGTTCCAGTACAAAGGCTAACAGGATCATCCATCACTGTTCTGTTGATGCAACATAAGAACGCTTTAAATGGCCGAATACATTCATCTTTTGGATCATAACTCTCTATCACCTTAAGTCGTTGAAAGTATTGTTTCCTGATTTGCTCGAAATCTCTTGCAGCATCAGCGCGCGAGAGCAACTCAATAACCTGATTCAAAAAGAAGACTTCAGCTCTTTCTTTCCTATTGGCAGCTTCTTCCTTTTCCCTTCTAAAGCTTTCCAGCTCTTTGCTTATCTCTGAGGGCTCCACCGCCACCCCAACTGCCTTTGCTATTTCTTTCAgcatgtcgtttgcaaaatccTGGTCAAGTTTATTATCAGTAAGACCCTGATTCAACTTGTCGACAATTTCAAGACGAGAATGAGAAGCTTCAAATTCCGCCCTTTGCATTTCATTTTGTAACCTATTCACTTGTTCAGATATCCCCGAAAGGACTTCAATGTTTACAAGAGATAAAGCAGCCAAAGACCTTCCGATATCCCTTGTGACATCTTGCACTTCTTTGACTATGTTCCGGCATTTGACAAGTAAGTAGAAACGGGCACGGTTTTTGTAGTTTTCAACCAAGTTGTTGGCTTTTCTCACATCGGCTTCGAGGAATTCCAAAGCCTGCCTTGCTGCTTGTGAATCGTTGAGTTTTTGGTGTTGTAATTCCTCTAAGACTGGCTTGATGTCAGAAAGGTGCTCTGAGAGAGCCTTGAAACTCTCCTTTTCGAAAACAATATCCTTTGCAGCTTGAGCTGTTTTGTTGACCTGGCTCAGGAGCACGGTTAAGATGGTTCCTATTGGTATGAACTCCATTGTTATAGCTATTCCTATGCCAAATCTTCTTATTCAAACCAAAGAGGGAGGTTCGTGTAGCTCTTTATCCTTTGACTCAATTTCTCTACTCTCCAGACACCTAATTGATGCACACCATTAGAATGCTTTACACATGAAAGAAACTTCCAACAATGACAAAATATCAAATGCAGAAGCTTATACTGAGTAAGAATCAGAAAACGTCCACAGGATTAAACTTGGATAGCATTCAAGGAACTTCAGACCTCATGTTCTTGTCCTTGCTTTTTTGTTATTTGGGTTAGGTAATTGTGAAAAGAAAGGGGGAAAACATAATTGCAAGAGGCATAACGAAGACAATAAGAAAAAGCAACCCGAGCCACAGGTGCGAGGGTGTCTAAGGCTACGTGCCAACTAATCCCTTTGGTACATGTCATCCCCTGTCTCACATATACCGGGTAATTACCGGAGCTAAGCCAGGTAGGGGTAGCAACCTCGAGGAGAGTGAGGAATTGAAATTAACATTTATACGGCCATTGTACAGATAATCTTTTAGTTTTCCAATTGGCTTTTACCAGTTCTACGCATTTTTTCGTTTTAAAATTTGTTGTCTGCTTCCTAGCTTTAATGTGGTGTTTTTCTGCTTTATTATTCAAAATCCAGACCGAaagatagtaaaaaaaatacccaaaagtcaaataaaaaataatcatgcAAAAAAGGTGAACATTAATAATAAACTACTAAGCCTAAGAGTTTAGCTCTTTATACAGTTCAAAAGAGCTCTAAGCTCTTAGGCTTGGAGTTGATTCATCTAAAGAGCTCTATGTATCCTAGCTGACACACCATTAGCAATATAACAGCCTAAGGCAAAAGCAGCTAGAGGGCACAACACAAACCATACCAATGAACAGCCAAGCAACCTTCAAACAAAACTGAGAGAACAAGCAACCCTCATTCAACCCTCATTCGGTTCTCTTGCAAGTCTCTGGATCAGCggctcaaaaatcaaaatcaaaatttctaaAGAACAA is a window encoding:
- the LOC131316812 gene encoding U-box domain-containing protein 44-like, with the protein product MEFIPIGTILTVLLSQVNKTAQAAKDIVFEKESFKALSEHLSDIKPVLEELQHQKLNDSQAARQALEFLEADVRKANNLVENYKNRARFYLLVKCRNIVKEVQDVTRDIGRSLAALSLVNIEVLSGISEQVNRLQNEMQRAEFEASHSRLEIVDKLNQGLTDNKLDQDFANDMLKEIAKAVGVAVEPSEISKELESFRREKEEAANRKERAEVFFLNQVIELLSRADAARDFEQIRKQYFQRLKVIESYDPKDECIRPFKAFLCCINRTVMDDPVSLCTGTACERTALEAWFKRGEKTDPETGDPLEDFSYRSNIQLRQSIQEWKELNYCVKIRSCKVKLLSEIDSSVEAALDQMQELMKENSVNRDWISIGGLTDTVVAMIGSSRNRDVKEKILVTLKDLVEGNLRNKNKVVESEGFDHIIPCLGIDSSLSDAAVELLYVLLQDRSRWDASVSRKLSYHRCAIHFLVTFLNSPDRRSTEKAEEILMKLCDEDEENIVRAAEADWFQPLIGCIIRGSESSRISIVRALVSMELDEQNIMLLGEAGVIPPLLEMASGNIESKELSLSALVKLSGCHENKKRVAAAGGVPLLLELTFSFHLRTIIIAKCSEVLEKLASNGDGTKFFVDERGNQLEVEPIITNLLAFQQNPNTSYMVRRPALRTLLKICQSESGLVKMAILSSSGVSLILLLLDDSDLEIRATAIHLLFLFSQHEPEGVVEYLLKPRRLEALVGFLENNKNSDVQMAAAGLLANLPKSEESLTKKLIELDGLSSIISILRSGSMEAQENALSALFRFTDPTNMESQRIVVELGVYPLLVKFLESSSVTAKARAAALIGNLSLSSPKLTVLTKTVGFWCFRPPRGPLCPAHGGTCSVNTTFCMLEANVVLKMVNMLHERVHATTYEVIQALSTLVRAESPQKGANVLHQFEAIQPILEVLSWGSESLKEEALRLLEKVFTSREVVEVYRAAARLMLVRLTGSSINEGGKLQRKAATVLAMVERYSRSSRPLVSGLSR